Proteins from a genomic interval of Papaver somniferum cultivar HN1 chromosome 4, ASM357369v1, whole genome shotgun sequence:
- the LOC113275707 gene encoding 6-phosphogluconate dehydrogenase, decarboxylating 3, with amino-acid sequence MAPPLTRIGLAGLAVMGQNLALNIADKGFPISVYNRTTSKVDETVERAKQEGDLPLYGFHDPESFIQSIQKPRVVIMLVKAGAPVDQTIKTLSVYLEKGDCIIDGGNEWYENTERREKEMAELGLLYLGMGVSGGEEGARRGPSMMPGGSLQAYKNIEDILLKVAAQVPDSGPCVTYIGEGGSGNFVKMVHNGIEYGDMQLIAEAYDVLKSVGKLSNEELHQVFLDWNKGELLSFLVEITADIFGIKDDKADGHLVDKVLDKTGMKGTGKWTVQQAADLSIAAPTIASSLDARFLSGLKEERVEAAKVFKSAGFGDILTDQAVDKKKLIDDVRQALYASKICSYAQGMNLIRAKSIEKGWGLKLGELARIWKGGCIIRAVFLDRIKKAYDRNADLANLLVDPEFAKEIIERQAAWRRVVCLAINSGISTPGMSTSLAYFDTYRRDRLPANLVQAQRDYFGAHTYERTDMEGSFHTEWFKIAQQSKI; translated from the coding sequence ATGGCTCCACCACTCACTAGAATAGGTCTTGCTGGATTAGCTGTTATGGGCCAAAATCTCGCCCTCAACATCGCAGACAAAGGCTTTCCAATTTCTGTTTACAACAGGACAACCTCCAAAGTTGACGAAACTGTTGAACGTGCCAAACAAGAAGGAGACCTTCCTCTATACGGTTTCCATGATCCCGAATCATTTATTCAGTCGATCCAGAAGCCTCGTGTTGTGATCATGCTTGTTAAGGCTGGCGCTCCAGTTGATCAAACCATCAAAACTCTTTCTGTCTACTTAGAGAAAGGTGATTGTATTATTGATGGGGGTAATGAATGGTACGAAAACACCGAGAGGAGGGAGAAAGAAATGGCTGAATTGGGTCTTTTATATCTTGGTATGGGAGTTTCAGGTGGTGAAGAGGGTGCTCGACGTGGTCCCTCTATGATGCCCGGAGGATCCTTACAGGCATACAAAAATATAGAAGACATTCTTCTTAAAGTAGCAGCTCAGGTTCCCGATAGTGGTCCATGTGTTACTTACATAGGTGAAGGAGGATCAGGAAATTTCGTGAAGATGGTTCACAATGGAATTGAATATGGTGATATGCAACTAATTGCCGAGGCGTACGATGTACTAAAATCAGTCGGGAAACTTTCAAATGAGGAGTTACACCAAGTTTTCCTGGACTGGAACAAAGGGGAGCTTCTTAGTTTTTTGGTTGAGATCACTGcggatatttttggaattaaggaTGATAAAGCAGATGGCCATTTGGTTGACAAGGTTTTGGACAAAACTGGCATGAAAGGTACTGGTAAATGGACCGTTCAACAAGCTGCAGATTTATCAATTGCAGCTCCAACTATAGCCTCTTCATTGGATGCAAGGTTCCTTAGTGGGTTAAAGGAAGAAAGAGTAGAAGCTGCTAAAGTTTTCAAATCCGCTGGATTTGGTGACATCTTAACTGATCAAGCTGTGGATAAAAAGAAGTTGATTGATGACGTAAGACAAGCTCTATATGCATCAAAAATATGTAGTTATGCACAGGGGATGAATCTTATTCGCGCTAAGAGCATCGAAAAGGGGTGGGGCTTGAAATTGGGTGAGCTAGCTAGGATTTGGAAGGGAGGTTGCATTATCCGTGCCGTGTTCTTGGATCGTATCAAGAAGGCCTACGACAGGAATGCTGATCTCGCAAACCTTCTCGTTGACCCAGAGTTCGCAAAGGAGATCATTGAGCGTCAAGCTGCTTGGCGCCGAGTTGTTTGTCTTGCCATCAACTCAGGTATCAGCACCCCGGGTATGTCCACTAGTTTAGCTTATTTTGACACTTACAGGAGGGATAGGTTGCCTGCGAATTTGGTCCAGGCCCAAAGAGATTATTTTGGAGCTCACACTTATGAAAGGACTGATATGGAAGGATCCTTCCATACTGAGTGGTTCAAGATTGCTCAACAGTCAAAGATCTGA
- the LOC113272608 gene encoding uncharacterized protein LOC113272608 — MDHSSQNIYGYTEECSSSESGWTMYIASPMNNDGSNVTTGDGGGYHSDEHRNIKKKLKNNYDDSDDSMNSDASSGPNHRYSVDGGTSHYRKDNGNNKFYSFKKKTPSMEKKREGTKVDKKIEEPVMLFNPPAASVPTSTTKSRKLKWFGKGK, encoded by the coding sequence atggATCATTCCTCCCAAAATATCTATGGATACACAGAAGAATGCAGCAGTAGTGAATCAGGGTGGACTATGTATATAGCTTCACCAATGAATAATGATGGTAGTAATGTCACtactggtgatggtggtggttatcATAGTGATGAGCATAGAAATATtaagaaaaagttgaagaacaACTATGATGATAGCGATGATTCGATGAATTCCGATGCGTCTTCCGGTCCGAATCATCGATACAGCGTTGATGGTGGTACTAGTCATTACAGGAAAGACAATGGGAATAACAAGTTCTATTCATTCAAGAAGAAAACACCTAGTatggagaagaaaagagaagggaCTAAAGTTGATAAGAAAATTGAAGAACCGGTTATGTTGTTTAATCCTCCTGCTGCTTCTGTTCCTACTAGTACCACCAAGTCAAGAAAACTCAAATGGTTTGGCAAAGGTAAATAA